From Halomicrobium salinisoli, the proteins below share one genomic window:
- the tmcA gene encoding tRNA(Met) cytidine acetyltransferase TmcA → MELAADLRAEARFADERRVLVLAGAPDATRSAAADALDAAEIARSETTSVGPEPFLAGCEHLEPVHASDLLGRTREAVVLDCRDDFRPNALGRCVGAVDGGGLLVLLTPPLDEWPGRRRPEGGAAERASGEHGDPRADRRDAFDASLAVPPFEVSDVTGNFRRRLVETIRAHPGIAIVDVDGDEATVEKEGLTDPAPRLPATPPAVPADTAFPAAAYEACLTDDQVDAVAAFESLLDGGAVVVEADRGRGKSSAAGLAAASLALAGRDVLVTAPQYRSAREVFARAEELLTGLDALEGLDHPDAPQHLRTSEGRVRYADATSSDILDDDPDVVIVDEAAALPVRVLERFLDAPAVAFTTTVHGYEGAGRGFSVRFRDRLAESGREVTERAMTAPIRYAAGDPVESWAFRALLLDARPAVDPLVADATPESATYERLDADALLADEHLLREAFGLLVLAHYRTEPNDLARLLDAPNVKARALIHDGHVVSVALLAREGDLPADLRADMYGGGRVKGNMLPDVLTTQLRDEDAGVPVGQRVLRIATHPAARSRGLGSRLLAEVESEFADAVDWLGVGYGATPELVDFWAANGYATVHLSTTRNDASGEYSAVMLRPTSDAGRDLADRHAEWFVDRIAAVLSDPLDDLDPDVARAALATAGATPTLDLSEFEWRLLAGVPGGAATFDTAPGPFRALAVRHLVATAADLTPDAERLLVRKVLQARPWDGVADELGFVSTAECMRALGRTVEKLVRVYGDDTAREELDRHGD, encoded by the coding sequence ATGGAACTGGCGGCCGACCTGCGCGCGGAGGCCCGCTTCGCCGACGAGCGCCGGGTCCTCGTCCTCGCGGGCGCGCCCGACGCGACGCGCTCGGCCGCCGCCGACGCGCTCGACGCCGCCGAGATCGCGCGGAGCGAGACCACGTCCGTCGGCCCGGAGCCGTTCCTCGCCGGCTGCGAGCACCTCGAACCGGTCCACGCGTCCGACCTGCTCGGTCGGACGCGCGAGGCCGTCGTCCTCGACTGCCGCGACGATTTCCGGCCGAACGCGCTCGGCCGCTGCGTCGGCGCCGTCGACGGCGGCGGCCTGCTCGTGCTACTGACGCCGCCGCTGGACGAGTGGCCCGGGCGGCGCCGACCGGAGGGAGGGGCCGCCGAACGAGCGAGCGGGGAGCACGGCGATCCGCGAGCCGACCGGCGCGACGCCTTCGACGCCTCGCTGGCGGTCCCGCCGTTCGAGGTGAGCGACGTCACCGGGAACTTCAGGCGGCGACTCGTCGAGACGATCCGCGCTCACCCCGGAATCGCCATCGTCGACGTCGACGGCGACGAGGCGACGGTCGAGAAGGAGGGCCTCACCGATCCCGCGCCGCGACTGCCGGCGACGCCGCCCGCAGTCCCCGCCGACACCGCGTTTCCCGCGGCCGCCTACGAGGCCTGCCTGACTGACGACCAGGTCGACGCCGTCGCGGCCTTCGAGTCTCTCCTCGACGGCGGCGCCGTGGTCGTCGAGGCCGACCGCGGCCGGGGCAAGTCCAGTGCGGCCGGCCTCGCCGCGGCCTCGCTGGCCCTCGCCGGCCGGGACGTGCTCGTGACCGCGCCGCAGTACCGGAGCGCCCGCGAGGTGTTCGCCCGCGCGGAGGAACTGCTGACCGGCCTCGACGCGCTCGAGGGCCTGGACCACCCCGACGCGCCGCAGCACCTCCGGACGTCCGAGGGGCGCGTCCGCTACGCCGACGCGACCTCGTCTGACATCCTCGACGACGACCCCGACGTCGTGATCGTCGACGAGGCCGCCGCGCTGCCCGTCCGCGTCCTGGAGCGGTTCCTCGACGCGCCAGCCGTCGCGTTCACGACGACCGTCCACGGCTACGAGGGCGCTGGCCGGGGATTCTCCGTGCGCTTCCGGGACCGCCTCGCGGAGAGCGGCCGCGAGGTCACCGAGCGCGCGATGACCGCGCCCATCCGCTACGCCGCCGGCGACCCCGTCGAGTCGTGGGCCTTCCGCGCGCTCCTGCTGGACGCGCGGCCCGCCGTCGACCCGCTTGTCGCCGACGCGACGCCGGAGAGCGCGACCTACGAGCGCCTCGACGCGGACGCCCTCCTCGCGGACGAACACCTGCTCCGGGAGGCCTTCGGCCTGCTCGTGTTAGCCCACTACCGCACCGAGCCGAACGACCTGGCGCGCCTGCTCGACGCGCCGAACGTGAAAGCCCGCGCACTGATCCACGACGGCCACGTCGTCTCCGTGGCGCTGCTGGCCCGCGAGGGCGACCTCCCCGCGGACCTGCGCGCGGACATGTACGGGGGCGGCCGCGTGAAGGGCAACATGCTCCCGGACGTGCTGACGACCCAGTTACGGGACGAGGACGCCGGCGTCCCGGTCGGCCAGCGCGTCCTCCGCATCGCGACCCACCCCGCCGCCCGCTCGCGCGGGCTCGGGTCGCGCCTCCTCGCGGAGGTCGAGTCCGAGTTCGCCGACGCGGTGGACTGGCTCGGCGTCGGCTACGGCGCCACGCCCGAACTCGTCGACTTCTGGGCCGCGAACGGCTACGCCACGGTCCACCTCTCGACGACGCGCAACGACGCCAGCGGCGAGTACTCGGCGGTGATGCTCCGGCCCACCTCTGACGCGGGCCGCGACCTGGCCGACCGCCACGCCGAGTGGTTCGTCGACCGGATCGCGGCCGTCCTCTCGGACCCGCTGGACGACCTCGACCCCGACGTAGCTCGGGCCGCGCTGGCCACCGCTGGCGCGACGCCCACTCTCGATCTCTCCGAGTTCGAGTGGCGGCTCCTCGCGGGCGTCCCCGGCGGCGCCGCCACCTTCGACACCGCGCCGGGCCCCTTCCGCGCGCTCGCGGTCCGGCACCTGGTCGCTACAGCGGCCGACCTCACCCCGGACGCCGAGCGCCTGCTCGTCCGCAAGGTCCTGCAGGCCCGCCCCTGGGACGGGGTCGCCGACGAACTGGGCTTCGTCTCCACCGCGGAGTGCATGCGCGCCCTCGGACGGACGGTCGAAAAATTGGTACGCGTGTACGGCGACGATACGGCACGTGAGGAACTCGATCGCCACGGCGACTGA
- a CDS encoding DUF456 domain-containing protein — translation MLALVAGFALLVAGVVGSVVPSAPGAPLSTAGVLVYWWGTDFSEPGLGLLVGLVAVGLLTWVVDFAGGAISARIGGAATSTAVVAGLVGLVMLVVSGPLGTLLGVVATVFLLEFRRQQDARAGAKAALVTTAGMLGSVVAQALLTGSMLVVMLTVALT, via the coding sequence ATGCTCGCCCTCGTCGCCGGGTTCGCGCTGCTCGTGGCCGGCGTCGTCGGCAGCGTCGTCCCGTCGGCCCCGGGCGCGCCGCTGTCGACTGCCGGCGTGCTCGTCTACTGGTGGGGCACGGACTTCTCGGAGCCCGGCCTCGGCCTCCTCGTCGGGCTCGTCGCCGTCGGCCTGCTCACCTGGGTCGTCGACTTCGCCGGCGGGGCCATCTCGGCCCGGATCGGCGGCGCCGCCACGTCGACGGCCGTCGTCGCGGGGCTGGTCGGGCTGGTCATGCTGGTCGTCTCCGGACCGCTGGGGACGCTGCTGGGCGTCGTCGCCACTGTCTTCCTGCTGGAGTTCCGCCGCCAGCAGGACGCCCGCGCCGGCGCGAAGGCCGCACTGGTCACCACTGCCGGGATGCTCGGCTCCGTCGTCGCGCAGGCGCTGCTGACCGGGTCGATGCTCGTCGTCATGCTGACCGTCGCGCTGACCTGA
- a CDS encoding GNAT family N-acetyltransferase — protein sequence MELAEPPTFENRDRSDIYDYVERHGSARPSEIRAALDMEERAFGHHMAILKRDDVLEERDGMVRIAYDQEAEEEEFHAEDVEFTIRQARQEDLTGLVGAIREAVGEKTYVDAETIADVVDSEGVLLRHNDLESRIFFVATVGDDVVGWVHLRHPELDKLSHTAELTLGVLEEYRGVGIGSHLLERGIEWAASQGFEKIYNSVPSTNEEAIEFLEAHDWETEAVREDHYKLDGQYIDEVMLAKEI from the coding sequence ATGGAACTCGCCGAACCGCCGACGTTCGAGAACCGGGACCGCAGCGACATCTACGACTACGTGGAGCGGCACGGATCGGCGCGGCCCTCGGAGATACGGGCCGCACTGGACATGGAGGAGCGGGCGTTCGGCCACCACATGGCCATCCTGAAGCGCGACGACGTCCTCGAGGAGCGGGACGGGATGGTCCGCATCGCCTACGACCAGGAGGCCGAAGAGGAGGAGTTCCACGCCGAGGACGTCGAGTTCACCATCCGGCAGGCCCGCCAGGAGGACCTGACCGGGCTGGTCGGCGCCATCCGCGAGGCCGTCGGCGAGAAGACCTACGTCGACGCCGAGACCATCGCCGACGTCGTCGACAGCGAGGGCGTGCTCCTCCGGCACAACGACCTGGAGTCGCGCATCTTCTTCGTCGCCACCGTCGGCGACGACGTGGTCGGCTGGGTCCACCTGCGCCACCCCGAACTCGACAAGCTCTCCCACACCGCCGAGCTGACGCTTGGCGTCCTCGAGGAGTACCGCGGCGTGGGGATCGGCAGCCACCTGCTGGAGCGGGGCATCGAGTGGGCCGCGAGCCAGGGGTTCGAGAAGATATACAACTCCGTCCCCTCGACCAACGAGGAGGCCATCGAGTTCCTCGAGGCCCACGACTGGGAGACCGAGGCCGTCCGCGAGGACCACTACAAGCTCGACGGGCAGTACATCGACGAGGTGATGCTGGCGAAGGAGATCTGA
- a CDS encoding DUF2264 domain-containing protein, with protein MRPLETGGPLEARADFQRAVERICDALEPHYSPGNARLRPGVTGTLYPDVDAELEGFARRLWGALSLEAGGRSVDDWERIREGLANGCNPDHDEYWGTPGDHSQKHVEMSTIAVALAVVPERIWDPLASEEQRLVADWLGRTNEARLWDGNWLFYRVLTNLGLESVGAEHDPEQVRSDLDRLDSYYMSDGWYSDGTDDGLGGRDHYIAWEMHVNGLLYAALADDPDRASTFRERARRFAGEYVHWFAGDGPALPYGRSLTYRFAQAAFWGALAFADAKPDALSWGQIRGLWARNVRWWLDQPIFTEGGVLSIGYRYPNLKAAEIYNSPSGPYWALKAALPLACPPDHPFWRAEEEPLPDLPDVTVQEEPNLLVCRDEETDHHFALAAGQSHLEGDFSAEPVKYNKFAYSTAFGVGVASGLGGLLGAGHDSALVLSEDGRSFRHRERVRDQSVGDGAAYSRWEPFDDVSVETWLVPALPWHARVHRIESERTLHSAEGGFALDRTGDDDPASHDHLTEENRAVARYPAGVSAVVDARGERETDVAIQDSNVNVLHQRTVVPTLTGEHEPGETWLATAVVGVPGADADAPWDAAPAVSVDGDRFTVTSGDGDVLYEGSASL; from the coding sequence ATGCGACCACTAGAGACGGGTGGGCCACTCGAGGCGCGGGCGGACTTTCAGCGAGCCGTCGAGCGGATCTGCGATGCGCTGGAACCGCACTACAGCCCCGGGAACGCCCGCCTGCGGCCCGGTGTCACGGGGACGCTCTACCCGGACGTCGACGCGGAGCTGGAGGGGTTCGCACGCCGCCTGTGGGGTGCTCTCTCACTCGAGGCTGGCGGACGGTCGGTCGACGACTGGGAGCGGATCCGGGAGGGCCTGGCGAACGGCTGCAACCCCGACCACGACGAGTACTGGGGGACGCCCGGGGATCACTCCCAGAAGCACGTCGAGATGTCCACCATCGCCGTCGCGCTGGCGGTGGTGCCCGAACGCATCTGGGACCCGCTGGCGTCCGAGGAGCAGCGGCTCGTCGCGGACTGGCTCGGACGGACGAACGAGGCACGACTCTGGGACGGCAACTGGCTGTTCTACCGGGTCCTGACCAATCTGGGCCTGGAGTCCGTCGGGGCGGAACACGACCCGGAGCAGGTACGGTCGGACCTGGATCGGCTCGACTCCTACTACATGAGCGACGGGTGGTACAGCGACGGCACGGACGACGGCCTCGGCGGGCGCGATCACTACATCGCGTGGGAGATGCACGTGAACGGTCTGCTGTACGCCGCCCTGGCCGACGACCCCGACCGCGCGTCGACGTTCCGCGAGCGGGCGCGCCGCTTCGCCGGGGAGTACGTCCACTGGTTTGCGGGCGACGGGCCGGCGTTACCCTACGGCCGGAGCCTCACCTACCGCTTCGCGCAGGCCGCGTTCTGGGGCGCGCTGGCGTTCGCGGACGCGAAGCCGGACGCGCTGTCGTGGGGGCAGATCAGGGGGCTGTGGGCCCGGAACGTCCGCTGGTGGCTCGACCAGCCCATCTTCACCGAGGGCGGCGTCCTCTCGATTGGGTACCGGTACCCGAACCTCAAGGCGGCGGAGATCTACAACTCACCGAGCGGTCCGTACTGGGCCCTGAAGGCCGCGCTACCGCTCGCGTGCCCACCGGATCACCCGTTCTGGCGCGCCGAGGAGGAGCCGCTGCCGGACCTGCCCGACGTGACCGTGCAGGAGGAACCGAACCTGCTCGTCTGCCGGGACGAGGAGACGGACCACCACTTCGCCCTGGCCGCGGGACAGAGCCACCTCGAGGGGGACTTCAGCGCCGAGCCGGTGAAGTACAACAAGTTCGCCTACTCGACTGCGTTCGGCGTCGGCGTGGCGAGCGGACTCGGCGGGCTGCTCGGGGCCGGACACGACAGCGCGCTCGTTCTCTCGGAAGACGGACGCAGCTTCAGGCACCGGGAGCGGGTGCGCGACCAGTCCGTCGGCGACGGCGCGGCCTACTCTCGCTGGGAACCGTTCGACGACGTGTCGGTCGAGACGTGGCTCGTGCCGGCGCTGCCGTGGCACGCCCGCGTCCACCGGATTGAGTCGGAGCGGACGCTACACAGCGCCGAGGGCGGGTTCGCGCTGGACCGGACCGGCGACGACGACCCGGCGTCCCACGACCACCTGACCGAGGAGAATCGGGCGGTCGCGCGGTACCCCGCCGGCGTCAGCGCCGTCGTCGACGCTCGCGGGGAGCGGGAGACCGACGTCGCGATCCAGGACTCCAACGTCAACGTCCTCCACCAGCGCACCGTCGTTCCCACGCTGACCGGGGAGCACGAACCGGGCGAGACGTGGCTTGCGACGGCGGTGGTCGGCGTCCCCGGGGCCGACGCGGACGCCCCCTGGGACGCCGCACCAGCGGTGAGTGTCGACGGCGACCGGTTCACGGTGACCAGCGGCGACGGCGACGTACTCTACGAGGGATCCGCGTCGCTCTGA